From a region of the Impatiens glandulifera chromosome 4, dImpGla2.1, whole genome shotgun sequence genome:
- the LOC124933928 gene encoding histone-lysine N-methyltransferase, H3 lysine-9 specific SUVH1-like, producing MEQGMGSESIPVSGSVDKTRILNIKPLRCLVPMFPPSPDLSSFSSPQSASFVCAPPTGPFPPGLSPFYPHSFSNPQPTPMAGPYGVNETIPSPVPLNSFRTPMPSSRPANGHARGGGSRKKSSARVTVTDEDEPSDSQDQSEQYFGVDSEDVSRVGSRRKGSQRAAKSGRVVNASSSPEVDLETLVSNFLSRFDLSGITSLKRDEGDRDYVGYVLMVFDLLRRKISQLDDSMGVSRPDLKAGATLMAKEIRTNAKKRVGSIPGVEIGDIFFFRMEICVVGLHAPSMAGIDYLSLRTSDEDPIAVSIVSSVGYGDNDEDGEVLIYSGQGGNMNRSDKDMSDQKLERGNLALEKSLHKGNEVRVIRGLKDLANPTGKVYVYDGLYKIHESWVDKGKQGHAVFKYKLLRIKNQPEAFTLWKSIQLWKDNISSRAGVILPDLTSGAENLPVSLVNDVDGEKGPAYFTYFPSLKYAKPFTSLQPSPSCSCKGGCQAGDANCHCFQKNGKSLPYTLFGIVLSINSLIYECGPSCLCPLNCRNRISQAGLKFRLEVFRTKDRGWGLRSWDPIRAGSFICEYAGEVIDESTIDSFVRENEDDYVFDATRSYDPPESMRSMSTGSPKIPFPLVISSKNVGNVGRFMNHSCDPNVYWQPVIRENNNESYLYIAFFAIGHIPPMSELTYHYGTVTSGNVEQRKKKCLCGSSKCRGYYY from the coding sequence ATGGAACAAGGAATGGGATCAGAATCGATACCTGTTTCTGGGTCAGTTGATAAGACCCGTATTTTGAATATTAAGCCATTGAGATGTCTTGTGCCGATGTTTCCTCCTTCACCAGACCtatcttcattttcttctccacAGTCAGCTTCATTTGTTTGTGCTCCTCCAACTGGTCCATTTCCACCTGGACTTTCTCCTTTTTATCCTCATTCCTTTTCCAACCCACAGCCAACACCAATGGCTGGACCTTATGGAGTTAACGAGACCATTCCATCTCCAGTTCCTCTGAACTCATTTAGAACTCCTATGCCAAGTTCAAGACCTGCAAATGGACATGCAAGAGGAGGAGGGTCAAGGAAAAAATCTAGTGCCCGAGTTACAGTTACTGATGAAGATGAGCCTAGTGATTCACAGGATCAAAGTGAGCAGTATTTTGGTGTTGATTCAGAAGATGTCAGTAGGGTAGGTAGTAGGCGAAAGGGAAGCCAAAGGGCGGCAAAAAGTGGTCGTGTAGTTAATGCGTCGTCGTCGCCTGAGGTTGATCTTGAGACATTGGTTAGTAATTTCTTATCAAGATTTGATCTCTCTGGAATTACTTCTTTGAAGCGAGATGAGGGCGATAGGGATTACGTTGGATATGTTCTTATGGTCTTTGATTTGCTGAGGAGGAAGATTTCTCAGCTTGATGATTCGATGGGAGTTTCACGACCTGACCTTAAGGCAGGTGCAACCTTGATGGCAAAGGAGATCCGAACGAATGCCAAGAAGAGGGTTGGGTCCATACCCGGTGTTGAAATTGGTGATATCTTCTTTTTCAGAATGGAGATATGTGTTGTCGGATTGCATGCTCCTTCTATGGCTGGGATTGATTACCTGAGCCTTAGGACATCAGATGAAGATCCTATTGCGGTTAGCATAGTTTCATCTGTTGGATATGGGGATAACGATGAGGATGGGGAGGTCTTGATATATAGCGGCCAAGGAGGGAATATGAACAGGTCTGATAAAGATATGAGCGATCAGAAGCTTGAAAGGGGTAATCTTGCTTTGGAGAAAAGCTTGCACAAAGGAAATGAGGTTAGAGTGATTAGGGGTTTGAAAGATTTGGCTAATCCAACAGGAAAAGTATATGTTTACGATGGATTATACAAAATTCATGAGTCATGGGTAGATAAAGGGAAGCAAGGTCATGCTGTATTCAAGTATAAacttttaagaataaaaaaccAGCCCGAAGCTTTTACATTGTGGAAATCAATTCAGCTCTGGAAGGATAACATTTCTTCCAGGGCTGGGGTTATACTGCCAGATTTGACTTCTGGTGCTGAAAATTTGCCTGTTTCTCTTGTGAATGATGTTGATGGTGAAAAAGGACCAGCTTACTTTACATATTTCCCAAGCCTCAAGTATGCTAAACCATTTACTTCACTTCAACCGTCTCCGAGCTGCAGTTGCAAAGGCGGATGTCAAGCAGGTGATGCCAATTGCCATTGCTTCCAAAAGAACGGAAAGAGTCTTCCTTACACATTATTTGGAATTGTTCTAAGCATTAACTCATTGATCTATGAGTGTGGTCCTTCTTGTTTATGCCCTCTTAATTGTCGTAATAGAATTTCTCAGGCTGGTCTAAAATTCCGTTTGGAAGTTTTCCGTACAAAAGATAGGGGTTGGGGTCTTAGGTCATGGGATCCCATTCGAGCTGGATCTTTTATTTGTGAGTATGCAGGAGAAGTGATTGATGAATCTACAATAGATAGCTTTGTAAGGGAAAACGAAGATGATTATGTATTTGATGCAACTCGTTCATACGATCCTCCAGAATCCATGCGTAGCATGTCTACCGGATCTCCAAAAATTCCGTTTCCTCTTGTTATTAGTTCGAAAAACGTTGGAAATGTTGGTCGGTTTATGAACCACAGTTGTGATCCTAATGTTTACTGGCAACCTGTTATACGTGAGAATAACAATGAATCTTATCTCTATATAGCATTTTTTGCAATTGGACACATTCCTCCTATGTCAGAGTTGACATATCATTATGGGACAGTTACATCTGGGAATGTtgaacagaggaagaagaaatgtCTATGTGGATCTTCAAAATGCAGAGGATACTACTATTGA